A region of the Pseudorca crassidens isolate mPseCra1 chromosome 9, mPseCra1.hap1, whole genome shotgun sequence genome:
cctccagatgtGCACCCACCTGCACACAGCTCGGCCCTGAGCCCctttggggaggaggggcacAAACACAACTTTGCCTGGATGAGAAGGGGTTCTTGGGTTTCGTGAGTGGGCTGACCTTTGGAGGTGTGGGGCAGGAGTGGGCAGAGAGGAGGTTTCTTCCCAGAAACAGGCTTGCCAGGCCCCTGGGGGCATGGGACCAGAGTTGGGGCCATGCCTGGGGCCCCTGAGTGCAAATAGAAAGTTAATTTGGGCAGGAGCTGAGCTGCAGTCAGTCCCGCTGCCCTCCTGCCCGCTCTATTAATACAGATCCAGCTCTGCTGCCTGGCATCACCTATTTATAGCCCCAGAGGCAGCATAGCCACACCCCTTGTATAGAggagggtgaggggcagggaaCTCACAGCTATAGGGGCCAGGGCCGGGGTCCGTAGGTGCCCACAGCCTCCTTGGGTGGGCCTGGCACTGATGGGCTGGAATCCACCCAgactccccacctccttcccagtCTGGACTATGTGGTCAGGCTCCTGATctgccccgccccccctccctgccccccatcaACCTAGGGTTGAGTGGGTCTGTCTAGACCCTGCAAACTCATCATTAATTAGCTTGTTAAATGGCTGAAAGGAGGGGGCGGGGAATGCAGGGTTCTTTCTGAAACAGCTGTGGCTGTAATTAGGTGGACAGTGTGGCTGGCTCTTATTTATTCCGGTTATGATTACTCTGTGATCAGCGCCTCTGATTGGTGGCTTGGCAGGGAAGGCTCCCTCCTTTCCTAACCACCCATCAGCCTTTAGAATTGTCGGTGCCTGCCTGGGAGGGCCCGTGGGTTTGCCAGAGAAGTGGGTGGTTTTGTCTACTATGTTGTCTGCTATGGGCTTCTCAGCTTGCTAGCCCCCCCTCCGTGGCAATGCCCAGGGCCCCCCAACAGGCTCTTGAGCGCCTCAGTGGGCGGCCAAGGTACCCACGTGGTCTGGGATGCCCCATGCCCTTGTGGCCTGCCTGAGCTGAACTGTCTCAGCGTCCAGGAATGTAGACTTCCCTGCCAGTCTTAGCTCAGACTGGCATGAAGCTTGGGGTGCCAAGTGGCACCAGATAGGGTAGAGAGGAGCCTGGGGCCAGGGGCCAAGGACATGGACAAATTGGAAGAGTGGGTGGTAGAGACCACCAGGTCTCTGGCTTCTCCCAACAGAGCATCTTGTGCAGAAGCCCTCTAGCACCTGGTGTGGCCGGGAGGAGGAGTTCTGCCAGACAGGCTTAGGCGCGGTGCGCACACCTGTCACCGTGCACACTCCCGGTGCCCCTGGCTACATTTTCTGgctcccacctgccctcccccctCCATGCACTCACACTTCCTGGGCAGGACTGGGCTTGTGTCTACTGCCTGGGAATGTGCTTGGTTGAGGCTGGGCCCACTGGCCTAGGCTTGGCTGCCTTCCAGGGGAGACCAAGGAGCAGGACGATGTCAGGCCAGAGAGCGCTTTGACAGAGAGAAGGAGGGTAGCGGTCGCTCCTGGCTGTCAGAAAGGGGGGCAGCTCTCTTAAGGAAGCGAATTCTGGTCCCCGCAGGGGCATCTGACCGATCCATGGTGTTTCCCTGTCCCCTGTCTCAGAGCTTTTGTGTGATCCTGGAAGTTGCTGCCTCTCAAACTGACCCTTCCACCCAGGTGGCAGATAGGTGGATCTTGATGGGAGGCACATGGGTGTCTGTGTTCTCTGGAGAGCCTTCTCCGCTTACAGAGCACTGGCATGCACTGTCTTTCTAACTCTGCAAGGTCAGTGGTTTTGTCCTCATTTTTCTGATGAGAGAACTAGACTCAAGGAGGTGAAGTGACTTTACCTGAAGATCTCACAGGTAGTATGAAGGAAATTTAGGACTAGGACTTACAAACCAGAGCTCTTTCCCCTCGGCCCTGTGCTGTGGAGCTGGGCTGGGGCCTCCGGCACGGGGGGAGTCAGGTGTGGAGCCAGTGGGTGCCACTGAGTGCAGGTGGGGATGACTCTTCGGAGCCCGGGCTGAGCCTGCTGTGCTGCGGGGTGAGGGCTGCCTCAGCTCTGCCTGCCCTTCCGAGCGTTTGGTTTCTCTGCAGGCTGCATGTTGTGCCTGGGTCAGTCCACCTTCCTCCGCTTTAACCACCCGGCTGAAGCCAAGTGGATGAAGAGCATGATTCCGGCAGGGGGCCGGGCCCCTGGACCCCCCTACAGTCCTGGCCCGGGTAGGTACCCACTTGGGGCACGTGGCTAGTTTGGCGGCACCCCGTGGACAGTCCTCCTCCTTGCCCATTCCAGCCTCCAGCCACACTTGCAGTGTCAGGGCAGGACAACACCCATGATCTGGGCTTGCTGCCACCTGCCATGGGCCACTGGTGGAGAGTGCCAGGCAGTCTGACCACTGGAAGAGATCCAAGAAGTGCTGCTTGGCTGGAATTGGGGAATCATGTGCCTGAGGGATGGGGGGCTGTGCCGGCCTGTGTCCCACTGCCCTGGAAGGTGCCACCTTGGTGTCTGGGACCCTGACCCTCTTATGTCACTACCAGGGAGCCTCACCCTTGAGGGTGGCCTGTGGGGGCAGAAGGAAGCATCCAATTGAGCTGCTGTAAGctctggggcggggagggggggtccCACCTGCTTGTGATCATGTCTTtgggccctgccccacccccaggccatgCCATGCCAGCTGATGTCTCAGTGGAGCAGCTGCAGTTTGTGTGTGAATTATTGATCCCCAGAGGAGAGTTGGGTGATTGTCCCAGGGAGCCAGCACAGCCCCCCTCAGCCCAGCTGCCTAGGGGGCTGGGTGCAGATCAGGAGGCTGCCTATAGGCCTGCCACCCCAGACTTTGCACGGGTATTCAGATGGCTGTAGGATGACAGGTGTCAGCGTGCTACTGGGACAGGTGGACATGTGTGTGAGGTGCACCTAGCAGGGTGGCATCAGTGGCTTCAATGGATCATTTGGGGATCTGAGGAAAGATGGGTGGTCCCTAGGATCACCAGTATCCACGGCAACCCCTCTGCCTTTGGTCCCACACAGTCCCCATAATTTTGGACCCAGACTCAGTCTTGCAAagccttcttcttctcctttctagGTCCTTGGAGGCTCAGAAGCTTGGGTTCCCAGTCCACTCCCTGGGTAGCTTTACCCTGCTCCCACCCTGGCCTTGTCACGCCACTCCCTCAGCTGTTTGGGGCAGTGGTTTCAGAGACTCCTGGTTGGTTGAcaagggctggggcagggcaaaGGCAGGCTCTTGCTGGCATGGCTTAACGGGCTAATTGGAGGCACTGAGCTGCACCTAGTTGCTGCCCAGCCTGGCTTCCAGGAACTGGCCTTTAGGGCCAGGCCCCTCCCTTGCCTCTGACTGGATAAAGTGGTGCTGCACACACCCCTCGCCCAGCCCTGgaggatctgtgtgtgtgttttcctgggTCTCGGCTGCTGTGTTGGGAGGCCCTGATGTCCTATTGGACTGGGACCACCTCCTCCCCGGAACTTCTGGCCCGCTCCCCAGCGTGCCCCCATGCCCTTTGCAGAAGGTCCACCTGCCCTTCCTGAAGTGGAGCTTGAGGAggttgaggaaaccaaggcagggAGGAACCTAGTCTTAGGGTGAGTGCCTGGCCGTGTTGCCGACTCTGTCCTAAGTCATAAAATGTCAGAGCCAGGAGAGCCCTCTTCCTTCACAGACGGCAAAACCAAGGGCAAGTGACTTGGGGAAGTTGCACAGCAGGTTAGTGGCTGAGCTGGCGCTGGGACCCAGATCTCCTGGCTGCTTCTCCAGAGCCTTTCTAGCCCTGTTCTGCTGGCAGGACGTGGGAGTGCTCGCTCTTGTGCATATGCAGCTCCCTAGGGCCTAGGAGACGCCGACCAGGTCCTGAGGCCTCTTTGCGTTTTCCTTCAGCAGAATCACAAAGCTTGGTGAACGGGAACCACACCCCACAGCCTGCAACCCAGGGACCCTCAGCCTGTGGCAGCCACAGTTCCCTGGTGAGCTCTATTGAGAAGGACCTGCAGGAGATCATGGACTCACTGGTGCTCGAGGAGCCTGGAGCTGCTGGCAAGAAGCCTGCCGCCACTTCCCCACTGTCACCGATGGCCAATGGTGGCCGCTACCTGCTGTCCCCCCCGACCAGCCCTGGCGCCATGTCCGTGGGCTCCAGCTATGAGAACACCTCTCCAGCCTTCTCTCCGCTCTCCTCACCAGCCAGCAGTGGGAGCTGTGCCAGCCACTCCCCCAGTGGGCAGGAGCCAGCCCCTTCCATGCCCCCCCTGGTGCCTGCCCGGTCCTCTAGCTACCATTTGGCCCTGCAGCCCTCACAGTCCCGACCCAGTGGTGCTCGCCCCTCTGAGAGCCCCCGGCTGGGCAGGAAGGGGGGTCACGAGAGGCCGCCCAGCCCTGGCCTCCGAGGTCTGCGGACAGACAGCCCTGCAGCCACTGTCTTGGCAGTGGCCTGCAGAGCCACCGAGAGCCCCCGGGCGGGGGGGCAGTTGCCCCTGGTGGCGATTGGCCTGAGTGAATACCAGGCTTCAGGTGCCCGTGGCCAACCCACCAGCATTCCTGGCAGCCCCAAGTTCCAGCCACCAGTCCCTGCTCCTCGAAACAAGATTGGCACGCTCCAGGACCGCCCTCCCAGCCCTTTCCGGGAGCTGCCGGGCACTGAGCGGGTGTTGACAACCAGCCCCTCACGCCAGCTGGTGGGCCGAACATTTTCCGATGGGTCCGCTACCCGCACCCTGCAACCTCCCGAGAGCCCCCGCCTAGGCCGGCGGGGCCTGGACAGTATGAGAGAACTGCCTCCCTTGAGTCCATCTCTGTCCCGAAGGGCTCTCTCCCCCATGCCCGCCCGGACCACCCCAGATCCCAAACTAACCAGGGAAGTGGCAGAGAGTCCCCGACCCCGGCGCTGGGCAGCCCATGGGGCTTCACCAGAGGACTTCTCTGTGACGGCGTGGGGCCGTAGGACACGGAGCCCCTCACCCACACTAGGGGAGTCCCTGGCACCCCGCAAGGGCAGCTTCAGTGGCAGGCTGAGCCCGGCTTATAGTCTGGGCTCGTTGACTGGGGCTTCACCCCACCAGAGCCCCCGTGCCCAGAGGAAGCTCTCCAGCGGGGACTTGCGGGTGCCTGTCACTCGGGAGCGGAAAAATAGCATCACAGAGATCAGTGACAACGAGGATGACCTCCTGGAGTACCACCGGCGGCAGCGCCAAGAGCGGCTTCGGGAGCAGGAGATGGAGAGGCTGGTGAGCGGATGCCAGGGAGGCCGCTGGCATCCATGACAGGGGCTCTGCCAGGGTGTGGGCGGGCCagctggcagggagggaggggcccgtGGACAGGGCCTGGGCTTCCCAAGCTTCTCCACTTCCGGGATACACCGTAGTGACCAGTATCTCAAGGCTCTGGTGCCCTGAACAAGAACTTTCTTTGACGTCTCTAAGGCCTTATTTCAAATTCATGCTCACTTTGCATTTATTCCATAACACAGTGTTTGTTTTCATGTATAAAAGAAGTTTCACGTTATGTACCTGAACACAATGAAGCTCTAGGAAAACATAGCACGTTTATGATGAAGCTTTGTACGTCTCAGTTTGAGAAGCAGGTCTCAGTGATTAGAaggctgaagcccagagaggggaatgggtttgtgcaaggtcacacagcaagttctggcagagctggaattggaACCCACGTCTCCTGTCTCTCCAAGGCTTATTCTTTAGAAAAGCCTCTGGTCCttctttcttgcttctctttGGCCTCTATAAATGGGTGGGAGCTGCTCATCCTGGCCCATGCTGGATCATCTGGAaatgggggtggcagggggagaaGAAGAGAACAGGATGGGCAGCCCCTGGCTGATCCAGGTCAGTCTGTGTGATAGTGATTTTgtgtgctggtgtgtgtgtgtgtgtgtgtgtgtgtgtgtgtgtgcatgcgcacaCATGTGGGTGCCTTTGGGGGCTGGGTGTGGTTCTGGGCAGCTGTCCTGGAGATGGCATCTGagctgggtgggggctgggattcCCCAGATAGAGCAGGGAGCTTGAGGGGCGCTGGCTGGTGTGTCCACGCTGTAGCACGTGCACAGGAAAATAGGTTCTGCCCTCTTTCCCTTGCGAGCAGAAGAACGGGGTTCCTGGGGGCCCAGGGACACTGGGATTGGTTTGAGGAGGAGAATCGGAACTGAGGAGGTTTGCCTGGAGCCCTTTCAGAAGAGGTTGGGACAGCTTTGGGTGAGGTGAGGGTGTGGGACCTTGTGTCTGTGTTGGGTCCGGGAGGGATGAGGCAGGACCCCCAGTCTTGTAAGTTACTATATCTTCTGTTTTTGCCTGGCCTGGACAAGAGTGCTTGCCCCCCGCTGGGGTCTCATCCTGGAGAGGGGGCAGTGAACCTGGCACAGGCAGAGTGGTGGGGCCAGCCTCCCTCAACTCCATTCAGccttcccgccccctcccctgccccgcgCCACGTGCCTCCCCAGCCCTTACCTGCCCCACCTGTCACTTTAAATCTTGGAGgctgcctgccctgcccctcccacctccaccggGCTGGCTGCTTATCTTGGtcctggggcaggggcgggggcacTGGCCCAGCCTCCTGGGTGCTGAGACTCTGTTCCTGGTTTTCTTGCTATGGAACTGGGTAAGCAGCAGGAGGGAAGCTGGGTAAGTGTCTGGGGGGTCCTGGCCAAACTGGTGAGAGACACCAGAGGTTGAGGGACCACAGAGAGAGTCTGGGGGAAGCCCCAAGTCTGGAGTACTATCCCTCCTTCACCTTCTTAGGCCCCTGGGAGGTATCTGGGTGGGCTGTGTGGGCAGGGGGCGGATGCAGCAGCCGGGCCACAGAGCACTGACACCTGGGCCCAGGCGTTCAAGTGCTGGCAGCTGCGCGGCCTGCTGGGAAGGAGCCAGGGGCTGCCAGAGGGTGACTGGAGCTGAGATGGGCATGAGGAGGGCTGTGGCCCAGGCCTCTCGGGCAGGGTGTATACATGCTAAGCACATCTTTGTGTAAACCTGTGTCAGGTCCCTGTGGGCCCCTGGGTCTGTGTTCCGGCCCTGCCTGTGTGGGTCGGTGCCCACCTGTCTGTGTGCTAGACTGTGTTTATCCGTGTGTGTGCCAGTGTGCGTTTGTGCATGTCAGGACTGGTGTGTTTGTGCGTAGCTGCCTGTTAATACAGGCCCAGGGTACGTGTTGTGTCTTTGTGTGTCAGTGCTGATATGCGGCGGTGTCTCTGTGGGCCCAGGTGTCTTTGGATCTACGTGTATCCATGTCAGCATGAACACCTGCGTGTTCTGTGTCTCATTGTGTTCTTTACCTGCCTACCAGCATGTGTTTCTGGGTGCGTCTGGGTGTGTCCCTGTGTGTTCACGAGGAAGCCCACCCTGGGACAGAATgagaagggagaggaaacagGAAGACGGGAGGGGCTGGCCGCGTGGGCAGGTGGCACGACAGCCCGGTTCCTCCTGCCCGCCTCTGGGGcacccaccctccttccctctgcctccccagaCCTTGGGCTCTGGGCTCTCCTGACTTGATTCTGACGCCGAGCCCCTAGTGTCCTAGTCCTCCCTCCTGACGGGACACCATGCCTGGCTCTAGCCCTCCTGGGACCCAGCCTCCTCCCCTTACGCCCTGCTCTGTCCACCCTCCCCAGGAACGACAGCGCCTGGAGACCATCCTGAATTTATGCGCCGAGTACAGCCGGGCCGACGGGGGACCTGAGGCCGGGGAGCTGCCCAGCATCGGGGAGGCCGCCGCAGCCTTGGCTCTGGCCTGCCGGAGGCCCTCACGAGGCCTTGTGGGGGGCACTGGGGCCTCTGCGCGGAGCAACGAGGAGCCTGGAGGTGCCACCCAACGCCTGTGGGAGACTGTGGAGCGCTCGGATGAGGAGAATCTCAAGGAGGAGTGCAGTAGCACGGAGAGCACCCAGCAGGAGGTGGGACCCAGCAGGGACCCAGCAGGAGGTGGGACCCAGCAGGAGGTGGGACGCGGGGTGGCCTGCCGCAGGCCGAGGAGGCACGCGTGTGTGGTGGATGCCAAGGCCCAGCGAGGGGGAAGTATATGAAGTTTGGGCCGACATCAGGGTGTAGAAATGAGGAGGTGggactcccctggcagtccactggttaagactccgcgcagGGCGTGTGGGTTCCACGATCTCTGCTCCGGAAGCTAAGGTCCCGCGTATCCAGtagcagggccaaaaaaaaaaagaggaggcaaGGAAGAGGGGGAGGTGTTGATGAGTTTCCCAAGCTATAAATATGCTTTACGACCTGGCTTTCCTTGGAGCCCCACCCGGGCCTGGCACCCGGTGGTAAGTCTGTTACTTTCAGCCAAGCTGTATTGCTCCCTGTGCGGGGAGGGGAGCTTCCTCCTATCTCAGTCCAGCTGCCCCTTCCAAGCACCCTGAGAAATGCGGATCCGTTTCCGTAGTCTCATCCTGGAAGGCTCTAGAGGCTTCCCTAGCTGatggctcccctcccctccagcacGAAGATGCACCCAGTGCCAAGCTCCAGGGAGAGGTGCTGGCCCTGGAAGAGGAGCGGGCTCAGGTGCTGGGGCGAGTGGGGCAGCTGAAAGTCCGGGTGAAGGAGTTGGAGCAGCAGCTGCAGGAGTCGGCCCGAGAGGTGAGAGCGAGGGCCCTGGCTGGGCTCCTCCCCGGGCACAGTGATGGCCCCAGAGTGGCCCGAGTCCAGCTGCCTTGAGTGGCCTTGACGTGGACCCTGCTGTTGCCTCCAGGCTGAAATGGAGCGGGCACTGctgcagggggagagggaagcagagcgCACGCTGCTGCAGAAGGAGCAGAAGGCGCTGGACCAGCTGCAGGAGAAGCTGGTGACCTTGGAGACGGGCATCCAAAAGGAGAGGGACAAGGTAAcccaccccaggcctggctcAGTGCCGGGCGCCTGTGGcctgggagaagaggagagatgcCTTCTCTGGGGCCCCTAACCTCTTACCTCATTGTTCATCCTGCAGCCCGGCTGGTCTCTGGGCCCCTTCTGGGGCAGGGGGCCTTATTCTCCGTGGAAAGTACCAGCTTGGAGGGCGCTGCCAGGGTCTGGGCTGGTGTCTGGGGTCTCCTCTGCCTGGGTCTCTGTTCTACATCTGGGTGCCTGGGTGCCTGCCATTCTAGGCCCTTCGTGCCCCTTCTAGGAAGTGCCGAAGCCCCTTCTTGGGCGGTGAGCACGGCCCAAGGCACTGGTACTGGGGAGTGATTCAGGTCTGGGTGTCTGCATCTGGAGGACATCCGCCTCCAAGCGTGGCTCCGGTGCTCAGGATGTGGTCTTTGGGAGATGGCCCTCAGGTCTCTGTTTCCCTTGAGCCTTCAGGATCTGCAGCCTCCCATCCCAGATGGTCCCAGCTCCTGCCCCTGGCCCTTTCAGATTTCGTGCCAGCCTGCTGGGGCCGCTCCATCCCACAGGGGCCGTGTCAGCCACGCCCAAGATGTCCAACAACGTGCCAAAAGCTCCGAAGTGGAGAGGGGCCACCTATTTCTGGACTTGACAGTATTTTTCCAAGAATTAATTCTCCTTCTGGATTTTTTGAGAGTGTCTTCCTCCGGCCCCTCAGTTTTGAAGCTCTTAACAATTCTGTGACCCTCCCACCCTGTTTTTTGGAGCTTTGGCTCTGGACCCCAAAACCACACTCCCAAATTCTGTGCCAAATTAACTCCATGCTTACCAACCAGGCCTGCACTAACGCCCCCTCTAATCACTGTCCTGGGCTCTCTGCATGTCCCTAACTGCCAGTGCCACCCAGGCAGGGCTGAGCCGTGCCTGCTTTTGCACTAACTCCACGGGCACCCCTGTGCCCTTGGCCCCTCCCCTCTAATGTTGCCTCCTTCCGTTCTTGGTGTGGGACCCCAGGGTTTTGATCAGAAAGGAATGGGCAGGGGGCACAGCTCCACTTTGCTCAGTGGGGCATTGGCAGGAGGGGTACAAAATTGGGGGAAATGCTTGGCCGAGGAGCCTCTCGGTCCAAAGAGCTCCTCTCATTTGGAAAAGCCAGGGTGCGGCCTCCACAGACTGTTTGCAGTTTCCTGCACAGAGGAGAGGCGGGCTGTCGTCACCTGTCTTCCCTCCTGAGTGGAGGGACGAGGAGGTCCAGTGGTGGTGGCATGGCCTGGGGAGGGCACGGACAGGGGCTCTCTGCCACACAGTGGCTACCCTTCCTAGCTTTCCTCTGGGGCTTCCCAATTTCAGATACTCCAACCAGAGGGTGGGAAGGGGTAggtctctccccactcccacccctgatCCATTCAGAACATAGGGTATTGCAAAGGCTGAGTCCAAGCATGGGGAAGTGCTTGGACCTCAGAAACTGGACTGATCAGGTCCTCCTCTCCTGGATGAGGATGGGGgcgtggggtggaggggggacaGAGGCAGGGTTCAGCACAGGGACTCCAGGGTGAAGCTCAGCATTTCAGCAGGAACCTGTCTAACCTCATTTCTCATTGACCTGGCATTGCCTGGAGGCATGGACTTTGCCTTCTCTCTGGGCCCAGTTATTtgaggtggaggtggtgatggtggtggccacggtggtggtggcagtggggaagGTTCCCTCAGCTTCCCTCCCCAGCGCCCAGCCCATGGCCCTATTCTGGCTTTGAGATCAGTAATCACAGTTTCTCCTCTGCCTGTCCTTCGGAGGGGTGACTCACCAGCTCCTCCCTGCAtccccccttcccaccctcaGAGGTGTCATCTCGCCCCAGACAGAGCCATCCACCTCCTCTCTGTACCCACTCCTGGGGCTCCTATTACCACGGCAACGGGCCGAACTAATTGCAACCCTCATCCTACTGAAGTTCAGCCTGCAGTgccagcaccccacccccaccctgggcaggaggtggggaggccAAGGGGGTTGGGTTGGGGTCCCCTCCACTGCATGGCTGTAGCTTTAACATCCTCGGCTCCCAATTCACACCCAACCCCTGGATTTAATCCCCACCAACTCTACCCTTTTCCCAGGGTTAAATTTTGGTCTCTGGGAAGCGGAAGAGGGGGAGGAACAGCAGCTAGAGGCTCCGTGTTTGTGATGTGGAACCAGCTTTGTCTTTGACTGGTTTGGAGAGAAAACAGAGGGCCTCTTCCTAGGACTTGCCCAAACCTTTCTAGTTCAAGGGACTCCAAGAGACCAACATTTCTGCCTGGGACCCACACCCCTGCCTGTGACACCATCGCCTGCACCTCCAGTCCTGTCTCACACCCCAGCTCTTTGCCTTTCCCACcctgcccctcttcctccttatttccctttctcctgtttgctctctcctctcctggttAAACTCCTTTCATTCCCcgccttctttctcttttccccgcaccccaccccccttccctgcgccccgccccgcgccgccgcTGCCCCGGGCCGGAGTTGAGGAGTGTGTGTTCTGTTTCTCCCCTgtgcccgccccctccccctccggcGACCAGGAGAGGGCGGAGCTGGCCGCGGGACGGAGGCACCTGGAGGCCCGCCAGGCGCTCTACGCCGAGCTCCAGACGCAGCTCGATAACTGCCCCGAGTCAGTGCGGGAACAGTTACAGGAGCAGCTGAGAAGGGTCAGTTTCaccagcccccgccccctccccgcccccgagGGCCGCCCGCCCGGAAGAGAGGAGCGGTGGGCCGGGACCGCCTGGGCCCTGCAGTACCTGCCGGACGACAGGGTCCGTGTTGTGGCttggaggggacagggaagggttggggtgggggtggaggttcTCCTTTCTGCTACTGCAGGCAGCGCTGCCCGGCAAAGGGGCAGAGCCGAGCGGAGGaaagggggcggggtgggggcaggtccCTTCCTCCGTTTCCCCGGGTCCAGCCCCCAGAAGTCTCACCTCTGTGAACTGGCCTTCCAGGCGCAGAGTGGTATCGTGAGCACCACCCGATCCCCTTTGTCACTGTCGTTCAAGGAGGCAGAAGCCCTGGAGACTGAGACAAAGCTCTTTGAAGACTTGGAGTTCCAGCAGCTGGAGCGGGAGAGCCGCGTGGAGGAGGAGCGCGAGCTGGCTGGCCAAGGGCTGCTCCGGAGCAAGGCCGAGCTGCTCCGGAGCATCGCCAAGAGGAAGGTGCGCCCCCCCGGCCCCCATCCCTGCCGCGAGGCCCGCAGTGCCGGCTTGACTTCACCTtgctgagcctcggtttcctcatctgtaaaacaagaacaATAACAGGCTGTTGTGAGCGATAAAGGAGATGATGTGTGTGAAGACAGCATAGGACATGATCATAGTAAGCACTCGGTGAACAATAACTATTGTTATTAAGCTCTGACTCTCCCCAGTTCTCCCTTGGAAAGTGGATTGGGCTCACATTCAGAGCTGGGCCctggctgggcagggcagggagaaaCGGAGATGGAGGAGGGCGCTGAAGAGGAGACTTGCTCCTGCCCTTGTAGAGCTCTCTGATGGAAGTGCTGGGACACATACAAAGACCAGAGATCTGGATATTAGAGCCTGCCAGGGGTACTAGAAAGGCATCACCTGGGTTCCAGCCTTGGCCCAGCCCTGGCTCAGCTGAGCCGTAAAACAAGGGGATTTGGTATCGCATCCTGGCTGGTTCTGGAGCTCCAGTTGCTCTGATGTCTCCTGATCTCAGCCAGACCAGGACAGGGTATTGGGGCGGGGATGTAAAGTTGGGAGGAGGCTTGTGTTAAGCAAGGGTTAggaaggtgtgggtgaggagaagggggaggagccaGGCGGCCCACACACCTGTGGCTGAGAGTTGAGTGTCCGTGCACACATATGCATGCATGTGCACTTTGCCAGGCTGGAGTGAGTgggtgggaggtgagggcagTGAGCTTGGGGAGGGGTGTCAAAAAGTGGGGCTAGTTTGGTGGTAAGTGGGGAGCCACTGGACTTCCCCCTGAGTCCAGATCCCTTGCTTCTCTCCCTGAGCTGCTCTGCCTTACAAATACATCTGCCTATCAGTGAAATGGGCATAAAGGCATCTGCCTCGTAAGAGAGTTAAGTGAGGTAACACGTGCAAAGCATTTAGCAGAGTTCTTGGGTCCTGACAGGTTCTCAGTAAATTGCAGATCTTGTTGTGAGGATTACCACCTGGTCTGCTTCAGTCTGCTTGGGCTGACCCCAGATTTAGTAcagctcccttcttccctcccttctctcctatGTCTTGCTCTTCATGGTGATAGTTTAAGGCCTCCTCTTTCAGGAAGCCCTCCTTGGATAAACCCAGCCCATTTTCCCGGagcccctctccttctctctcacttATTATCTTTTCGTTTCCTTTTAGCACATGATTGTTGAGCCAGGCATTGCGCTAAGCCCTACTGGGGATATGGAGACAAAAAGAAACTGGCCCGGCCCTTGGATCGGACAGCTTgggcggggtggtggtgatggagacaTATATTCACAAGTAACAGCAATACAAGGCAAATGGTGATATGGAATAATTTGAGCACAGAGCAAGGAGCAAAGGAATTGAGTGGTGATCAAGGAAGATGTTGGAGAGAAGATAGCATTGGGTCTGGTCTTGGAGGATAAATAAGCTCTTGATGGGTGGAGAAGACAGGGCAGCATTCCTGGCAAGGAGAACCGTATAAGAAAGGCCTGGGAGTGTACACCTGCACCGCTGACATTACAATAGGGCCGAGCTGAGTGCACGCCGCCGAGGGCTcagggtaggagggagggtgGAAAGTGGAGGCCCAGTTCCAGGAGCCCTTGAGTGCTGGCTGAGGGATTTGTGCTTTATCCTGTGAATAATGAGGAGTTGCTGAGAAGAGGACTGATGACCCTTACtcgtggattaaaaaaa
Encoded here:
- the PHLDB1 gene encoding pleckstrin homology-like domain family B member 1 isoform X6, giving the protein MRRPGRGLGWPPGPQELWSPRTMDTINRNQVGPGSKTPAMVQKGPLDLIETGKGLKVQTDKPHLVSLGSGRLSTAITLLPLEEGRTVIGSAARDISLQGLGLAPEHCYIENLRGTLTLYPCGNACTIDGLLVRQPTRLTQGCMLCLGQSTFLRFNHPAEAKWMKSMIPAGGRAPGPPYSPGPAESQSLVNGNHTPQPATQGPSACGSHSSLVSSIEKDLQEIMDSLVLEEPGAAGKKPAATSPLSPMANGGRYLLSPPTSPGAMSVGSSYENTSPAFSPLSSPASSGSCASHSPSGQEPAPSMPPLVPARSSSYHLALQPSQSRPSGARPSESPRLGRKGGHERPPSPGLRGLRTDSPAATVLAVACRATESPRAGGQLPLVAIGLSEYQASGARGQPTSIPGSPKFQPPVPAPRNKIGTLQDRPPSPFRELPGTERVLTTSPSRQLVGRTFSDGSATRTLQPPESPRLGRRGLDSMRELPPLSPSLSRRALSPMPARTTPDPKLTREVAESPRPRRWAAHGASPEDFSVTAWGRRTRSPSPTLGESLAPRKGSFSGRLSPAYSLGSLTGASPHQSPRAQRKLSSGDLRVPVTRERKNSITEISDNEDDLLEYHRRQRQERLREQEMERLERQRLETILNLCAEYSRADGGPEAGELPSIGEAAAALALACRRPSRGLVGGTGASARSNEEPGGATQRLWETVERSDEENLKEECSSTESTQQEHEDAPSAKLQGEVLALEEERAQVLGRVGQLKVRVKELEQQLQESAREAEMERALLQGEREAERTLLQKEQKALDQLQEKLVTLETGIQKERDKERAELAAGRRHLEARQALYAELQTQLDNCPESVREQLQEQLRRVSFTSPRPLPAPEGRPPGREERWAGTAWALQYLPDDREAEALETETKLFEDLEFQQLERESRVEEERELAGQGLLRSKAELLRSIAKRKERLAVLDSQAGQIRSQAVQESERLARDKNASLQLLQKEKEKLAMLERRYHSLTGGRAFPKTTSTLKEYVTLEQLKAMWGTSPVPAAPAPGLPPWAPASQDLVPTTCLLPALPSSSSFASIPPSAQMEKLLLPAVDLEQWYQELMAGLGTGPAAASPRSSPPPLPAKASRQLQVYRSKMDGEATSPLPRTRSGPLPSSSGSSSSSSQLSVATLGRSPSPKSTLLAQNGTSSLPRNLAATLQDIETKRQLALQQKVESLPAEPLPTDDPAGQQVIEEQRRRLAELKQKAAAEAQCQWDALHGAAPFPAGPSGFPQLLHHSILHHLPVSRERGEEGEHAYDTLSLESSDSMETSISTGGNSACSPDTMSSASGLDVGKTEEMEKMLKEAHAEKSRLMESREREMELRRQALEEERRRREQVERRLQGESTRRHQLVEKEVKMREKQFSQASPAWRSYPAVTGDHSSMIS